The sequence CTGTCTACGTAGTCGCCTAGAAATAGGTAGCTCACATCCGGCGGTAGCCCCCCTACAAAGAGCAAAAAAGAGAAGCATAAGGATAAAGGGGAAGGTAAAGATACAGAGAACGTAAGGATACGGAAAACGTAAGGATACGGAAAACGTAAGGATACGGAAAACGTAAGGATACGGAAAACGTAAGGATACGGAAAACGTAAACAACGTAAATATGTGATTGGAACTACACGCGATAATGGTGGTGCATGCACATCCGTTATACGTAATGTATAAAACACATGAGATAACCATACTACATACACATGTGCATGTTTACCAATGTGAAAGAGCTCCAAAAGGTCGAAAAACTGTCCGTGGATATCCCCAGCTACGGTCACGGGGGCACTGACTTGAATGCAGTTTGgttcttcttttaatatatcaattAAAAGAGTAcacattaatttaatttcgTCAATGTTTAGAAGTTcgcattttaataatttacttaTCCATTCATCAACGCTGTATGATATTTTTCGAGTACTCAAATTGGCAcataaattatcattttgATTTGTATGTTGCTCTTGatatttgttataaaatTGCTCATAAATTTTATCATTCTGTGAAGAATTTTGCGCGCCCTTCGCCTTCGAAATATCATCatcaatattatttacattgtACGAGTACAATTCCTTAAGATTTAAtgaactatttttatttttttttatcttcctGTTATACTCATTTTCCGAGTTGACCTCTTCATCACTTAACTCTTTAACAGATATGTTTTCATTCCCTGTGTAATTTCCTTCATTAGTAAAATTTTGGAGATTTGATATTGTCATTTCGTCGTCATTTGACATGTTGTACTTTTTACCTGAccgttcataatttttcgtATTTAGCGATTTTTCTCCATTTTGCGATATTTCCCCATACGGTACGTTTTCCCTATTTTGACAATTTTCCCCATTCGGTACGTTTTCCCTATTTTGACAATTTTCCCCATTCGGTACGTTTTCCCTATTTTGACAATTTTCCCCATACAGTGCGTTTTCCCTATTTTGACAATTTTCCTGCCCAAATACTccaattttttccttttttttcccccccaaatatttaatttctgCTTCTACATTTTTGTTCAAGTGCCTTAAGTTACTCTTGGAGtttataacattattaaaTAGGAATCCTCTACTCGTTAATTCGTATTTACTCATCGTTCTTctttatgttttaataaacTGCTTCCTTTTGCGTTTAGTCATATATGTAGACGCATATACGGACATGTacttacatatgtatatatatatatatatatatatatatatatatatatatatatatactatttacCTGTATGTAGTCGTACActctttattttgtattcaGTTACGGGGAAGGACATCCAATGAGCAGTAAGTTGAGGTGCTATTCTGGGGGACTACTTTGTAAATAATTGGCGCTTTATCCTAGGTAACCTTTTCTAGACGcatggatatatatacacacacgtatatgtgtatctgtatatatatgtatatgcgcgTAGGTGTGTGTTAACTCAAAATAAACTTCTTTACAATACACGTGATATGTAAGCGACATGAAATAACGATCTTCCGCTTTTTGTAATGGTTAAgtaatgtaaattttttaatttatatatatatctttttaattatattttttttatttaattacaaaaaactaattttttattttttgcctCGGCACAATAATGCTGGTAAATAAACAGCTTCAACAGCTTCGTGTCTCAGCTTTTGCAGTTGCGAATAAGACGTAAATTCTGCCTTGGGGGATATTCCGCCCGTTGCTGTTAGCTAGTGGGCGCGTAGgtacgtttatatatatatatatatatatatatatatatatatatatatatatatatatatgtatacatgtgtatatgtacgtatgtatttatttatttgcgAGTGGATACATATAGGACACAAATGAATGCATGAAATTTTTGATAACCCACGTGACCCTATGAACTGAtcaaacatataataaaatggatTCTATCTAAAAGCTCAGGAGCATATTAAAAGGAAgcgaaataaataaaacaaaaaaaaaaaaaaaaaaaaaaaaagttgaaaTGGTACgaaggaataataatataaggtcgtgaaataaaataacaagaTGGTATACAAAGTGGTATACTAAATGGTAAACAAAATGGTAAACAAAATGGcatacaaaatgaaatacaTAATTACTTACATAATTACTTACATAATTACTTACATAATTACTTACATAATTacttacataattatatacataatcaCATACATAatcacatatataattacataattaCATACGTAATTACATCCAGTGTATCATAATGAATGCCACACAGCATGTAATACCGAGTGCCATAAAAAAAGACGAATTTTTGGGACAATT comes from Plasmodium malariae genome assembly, chromosome: 7 and encodes:
- the PmUG01_07036900 gene encoding protein phosphatase-beta, putative → MSKYELTSRGFLFNNVINSKSNLRHLNKNVEAEIKYLGGKKKEKIGVFGQENCQNRENALYGENCQNRENVPNGENCQNRENVPNGENCQNRENVPYGEISQNGEKSLNTKNYERSGKKYNMSNDDEMTISNLQNFTNEGNYTGNENISVKELSDEEVNSENEYNRKIKKNKNSSLNLKELYSYNVNNIDDDISKAKGAQNSSQNDKIYEQFYNKYQEQHTNQNDNLCANLSTRKISYSVDEWISKLLKCELLNIDEIKLMCTLLIDILKEEPNCIQVSAPVTVAGDIHGQFFDLLELFHIGGLPPDVSYLFLGDYVDRGYYSCECFCLVACLKIKYPNKVTILRGNHESRQITKVYGFYDECIRKYNNDNNAWKYLTDAFDYLPLTAIINKEIFCDHGGISPYVQTIQEINSLNRFKEIPQEGAICDLLWSDPAGPEDDVSEGWKVSPRGAGVLFNEDKTNTFLHMNNLSCICRAHQLVQEGFQWMHNDKVVTIFSAPNYCYRCGNSASLMIVDEFMEKDFITFNTAPLRANAQALRRSVHYML